A DNA window from Daucus carota subsp. sativus chromosome 3, DH1 v3.0, whole genome shotgun sequence contains the following coding sequences:
- the LOC108214956 gene encoding trihelix transcription factor ENAP1: MDNQITLAPTRRPGGGRDDCWSEAATETLIEAWGERYVHLNRGNLRQKDWRQVADAVNVHRTGIKPPRTDIQCKNRIDTLKKKYKVEKLKAAPSKWPFFYRLEELIGPSSMSVGTKKSKRSSVLAKAKAKEMVGYSINTRMRMEDSSGSDESEEFGGGREEVEEEDDVAFSGGRKARMDYVDFTEESAYKELARAILRFGEIYERIESSKQQQMMELEKQRMEFTKDLEVQRMNMFMDTQLELEKMKRIGNDRSNGGKKL, encoded by the exons ATGGACAATCAAATCACACTCGCTCCCACGCGCCGCCCTGGCGGCGGCCGCGACGACTGCTGGAGCGAAGCCGCCACCGAGACGCTCATCGAAGCTTGGGGCGAGCGTTACGTGCATCTCAATCGCGGTAATCTCCGGCAGAAAGACTGGAGGCAAGTCGCCGACGCGGTGAATGTTCATCGGACCGGGATTAAACCGCCGCGGACCGATATTCAGTGTAAGAACCGGATTGATACGCTTAAGAAGAAGTACAAAGTTGAGAAATTGAAGGCGGCGCCGTCGAAGTGGCCGTTCTTTTATCGGTTAGAGGAGCTGATTGGACCGAGTTCGATGAGTGTTGGTACGAAGAAGTCGAAGAGGAGTTCGGTTTTAGCAAAGGCGAAGGCGAAAGAGATGGTAGGGTATTCGATTAATACGAGGATGAGGATGGAGGATTCGAGTGGTTCGGATGAGAGTGAGGAGTTTGGTGGAGGTAGAGAggaggtggaggaggaggatgaTGTGGCTTTTAGTGGCGGTAGAAAGGCGAGAATGGATTATGTGGATTTTACTGAGGAGAGTGCGTATAAAGAGTTGGCGAGGGCGATACTTAGGTTTGGGGAGATTTATGAGAGGATTGAGAGTTCGAAGCAGCAACAGATGATGGAACTGGAGAAGCAGAGGATGGAGTTTACCAAGGATTTAGAGGTTCAGAGGATGAATATGTTTATGGATACACAGCTTGAGCTCGAGAAGATGAAGCGGATCGGAAATGACCGGTCTAATGGAG GAAAGAAGTTATAG
- the LOC108214957 gene encoding LOB domain-containing protein 21, with amino-acid sequence MRSQEPRSTSSCSACKLLKRRCVPNCLFAPYFPSDEPKKFVKVHKVFGASNVSKILNEVVKEQREDAVNTLVFEAEARLKDPVYGCIGEIASLQGKMAQLQHDLAVAKARLAHCAVVKASTSLLPVDDQLEMLPFNPVYDGFFDGQVFDIDQTHVVDGFSEAPFLL; translated from the coding sequence ATGAGGAGTCAAGAGCCTCGTTCCACCTCTTCTTGTTCAGCTTGTAAGCTGTTGAAGAGGAGATGTGTGCCGAATTGCTTGTTCGCGCCTTACTTTCCGTCTGATGAGCCGAAGAAGTTTGTCAAGGTTCATAAGGTGTTTGGAGCTAGCAATGTGAGCAAGATTCTGAATGAGGTGGTGAAGGAGCAGCGGGAGGATGCTGTCAACACGCTTGTTTTTGAGGCCGAGGCGAGGCTCAAGGACCCGGTTTACGGATGCATTGGGGAGATTGCTTCGTTGCAAGGGAAGATGGCGCAGCTTCAGCATGATCTTGCTGTTGCTAAGGCTCGGCTTGCTCACTGTGCTGTCGTCAAGGCTTCCACTTCGTTGCTGCCAGTTGATGATCAGCTGGAAATGCTTCCTTTCAATCCTGTGTACGATGGATTCTTCGACGGGCAAGTCTTTGATATTGATCAAACTCATGTCGTCGACGGGTTCAGTGAAGCTCCGTTTCTCTTATGA
- the LOC108213781 gene encoding putative Myb family transcription factor At1g14600, whose protein sequence is MKETSDTNSEDWKTISYDNIDKEEDGGGSEEKLVCARKNGGISSSNSTVEESEKSTKGASGSVRQYNRSKNPRLRWTPDLHRCFIQAVDKLGGQERATPKLVLQMMNIKGLSISHVKSHLQMHRSKKMEDPDEVLSEPGLLGTRDYNHHIYNFSQLPMLQGSGHSPNSRRYANEPWSRHNNPTYTSFMGGFGSSSFKQSLLQPMPAKNNFGTAGSTSHTLGFDFYRTNLSFSAEDQPRVCRNQESFRSHLIQLNMHKEQQDRGGNNEVITPKAQKRKAAENSDSELDLNLSLKQPEKQEANDKLEASSLSLCLFSSSASNCTSRLEERDMSITGKKHARRMASSLDLTL, encoded by the exons ATGAAAGAAACTAGTGACACTAATTCTGAAGATTGGAAGACAATTAGCTACGATAACATCGACAAGGAAGAAGATGGAGGAGGATCAGAAGAGAAATTAGTTTGTGCGAGGAAGAATGGAGGAATTAGCTCGAGCAACAGCACGGTGGAAGAGAGCGAAAAGAGTACCAAGGGAGCGTCAGGATCGGTGAGGCAGTACAATCGATCCAAGAACCCTAGGCTTCGCTGGACGCCTGATCTTCACCGTTGCTTCATTCAGGCCGTTGACAAGTTAGGAGGACAAGAAC GCGCTACACCTAAATTGGTACTTCAGATGATGAATATTAAAGGCCTCAGCATCTCTCATGTAAAGAGTCATCTTCAG ATGCACAGGAGCAAGAAAATGGAAGACCCGGATGAAG TTCTATCGGAGCCAGGGCTTCTAGGTACCAGAGATTATAATCATCATATTTATAACTTTAGCCAGCTTCCGATGCTTCAAGGTTCCGGTCATAGCCCTAATTCCCGAAG ATACGCGAATGAACCTTGGAGTCGACATAACAATCCAACTTACACATCTTTCATGGGAGGATTCGGGTCAAGCAGTTTCAAGCAAAGCCTTCTCCAGCCAATGCCTGCTAAAAATAACTTCGGAACTGCAGGCAGCACAAGCCATACATTAGGCTTTGATTTTTACAGGACTAATCTTTCATTCAGTGCCGAGGATCAACCTAGAGTATGCAGAAATCAAGAATCGTTTCGAAGCCATCTAATTCAACTTAACATGCATAAAGAACAGCAAGATAGAGGGGGAAACAATGAAGTGATCACACCAAAGGCACAAAAAAGGAAGGCTGCAGAAAATTCAGATTCCGAACTTGATTTGAACTTATCACTAAAACAACCCGAAAAACAGGAAGCAAATGATAAATTGGAGGCTAGTAGTTTATCCCTTTGTTTGTTTTCATCGTCAGCTTCAAATTGTACAAGTAGATTAGAAGAAAGAGACATGAGTATTACTGGTAAAAAGCATGCAAGAAGAATGGCAAGTAGTCTGGATCTGACTTTGTGA